The Conger conger chromosome 11, fConCon1.1, whole genome shotgun sequence genome includes the window tccctccctctctctctacctctctccccctctccctctctctctacctctctctctctctccctccctctctctccctccctctctctctctctctctctctctctctacctctctctacctctccctccctctctctccctctctccccctctcccgctcaatcgctcctctccctccctctctccctctctctccctctctctctcccgctcaatcgcgcctctctctccccctctccctctcatttgctctctctcccttcctctctctccttccctccctctcctcctctctccttccctccctctctcctcctctctccctccctctctccccccctcacacTCGTTGCCCTCAGATCGGTTTTGACTACAtatctgaaatgcacattcttTCACCGCTGATGACATGTGAACACACGCCGGCACATTCCTGAGCATTTGCAGTGAAGCAACTTCTGTacgttgcaaaaaaaaaaacattacgaAACCCCCCCTGAACACTTCGCAATCCTGGCGACAGTCCGCACTCACCTTAAAACTATCAGTCATCTGCAGAGATTTAGTCTGGTTTCAAAGGGATAAAACATTTAAAGtaatcacagtaaaatgtaaacattcgGTTGTTTGGTCACGTAAGCGGGCCTCTTGGGCAGATTCTCCGCCTTCGTTCCCTGTGGCCACTGTGGGAGCGTTCTCCGAAAATTACTCCTCGATCCGGATGCACGCGTCCATCGCAGTGCATTCAGATACCTCCAGAATTCCCCCTGACCCATGCGCCCTCTCATAGCAGTGAGTGTTTGGTATTGGTAGCGATATTGATCCAGTGTCGGTAGCGCTATTGATACGGTATTGGTTACGGTATAGCGATATTGATGATGGCGATACTGATTGCAATAGTGATGATTGCAGTTTTGGAAATGGTATTGACGATGGCGGTGTTGATATCGATGTTGATGGCGGTGTTGATAACGCGGAGGTGCTCTGTCTCCACCAGGCCAGCGTGAACCCATCTCACCCTGGGACCACAGccccccctctgtccccctggaACCCGCAGCGGGGGCTGATTAATCGCTCTTAAAACTCTCGAGTTCATTCAGTTGTGACTCATGCAGTTGCCTCCTTATTTGGTTCTATAAAACACAGCAGCGAGTGAGTCACCTTTCAGACCCCCTTCCATTCCCTCTGCTATCTGAGTGCTCGCCCCCCGGGGAAGCCATCAGTCCGAGGGACGGCCCTCCCGCGCGTCCTGGAGACGTGTCATTGGTCAAGGCCCGAggatgaatgagtgagtgtagCGTGTAGCGTGCAGCATGTAGCATGTAGCGTGTCGCGCTAACGCACTAACGGCGCTGTACACGCTACACTCCAGCCTGCGTGACTCCAGGAGCAGGTCAGACTGCAGCGCAGACACCACCCGTctgcacgcagacacgcacgcgcagacacgcacgcgcagacacgcacgcgcagacacgcacgcgcagacacgcacgcgcagacacgcacgcgcacacatatgcacacacccacacacaagggcttgcacacacacacacacacacacacacaagggcttgcgcacacacacacacacacacacacaagggcttgcacacacacacacacgcacacacactcacacacacccacaccctccgTGGAGTCATTCTGGCTGTCAGGAGAATGAATGGTGCAGAACTTGTGGGGCTCTTAAAAGATGACAGCGTGAGTGATGGCGCCGCTCCTCACAGTAATTTCGGTGAGAGGCCGTTTCCCCCGCGCACGGCGCTGGAGCTCCCAGCTTCCCCCGCGCACGGCGCTGGAGCTCCCAGCTTCCCCCGGTGCGGCGGGAACGAGTCGCGCCGTCTCGCCGGGCTTCCCGAAGCGCGCCGGTGTGGAACGCTGAGGCCTCTCCGAGGCCGCGCTGCCTCCCTCCTGGCCCGGGCGGAGCTCAGTCCTAGTTTCCTAGTTTCTGCcagacccaaaaaaaaaaaaaggaaaaaggaaaaggaaaagaattGCGCCATCAAGAATTCAGCGTCACCGAGGTctcggctctctctctcagcgccATCTTGTGGCGTCGGGTGGCAAGTGCAGCCTGCTAAACTGTTTCTGGCACGCAGCTCCCCGATACCAGCCCTGTATGAAATTGTAATATTGGTGTTGCAATACCACATGTAGGGAACATTAGCTGCAGGGTTATTTTGCTGTGTTGTGGCTGAGCCTCCGTGTGCGGTGTTGTGCTGTAGATTAGCCTTTAGCCTCTGTGCTGTGCCTGGGTTAGCCTCCCTATGCTGTGTGCAGTGATTCAGCCTGTGCGTGTGACTGCTTGTGTGGGCTGTCATTTGTGCGATTGTGTTGAGGTTTATCCTCGCACAAGCCTGGCCTCACGTGTGATCTGCGTCGCCTCGCCCCGCTCCGTGGCGGCCGGTCTTTCTCACGGTGTCTCTGCTCCCGCAGGTATGGCAGATCCCCGAAAACGGGCTGGTGGGGCCCCTGGCCGACCCCGTGGTGGTCCTGGAGGGGCACTCCAAGAGGGTCGGCATCGTCGCCTGGCACCCCACGGCCCGCAACGTCCTGCTCAGCGCCGGTGGGTAACGCCGAACCCGAAAATAAACTTTAACAACCGCTGTGTGCTCATTTAACACCTGTCTCCTGTGCTTCATATAGCTTCTGCATCTGCTGGTTTGGGTCTTGCAAATTGCTAGTATATTGCAAATCGCATTGCAGCGTTGTCACGCCAACGacgtgtgtctgtttctggaacattccagctagctagcaaaataatctttaaatgttatgttgaatTGTGCATGATTTGTAATAATTTTCTTCTTGGCGCACAAGGTGTACGGTGGTGTACAGGTAGTCAGGCTTTACTCTACTTTTATCCCACTGCTCTTTTCACACCTTACTGTTGTTGCTTTCGTCTGCAAATTCAGCTTTTCCTGTGTGTGGTGACACGAAGGTGTGAAGTATTCTATAAAAGTAGCATCCTCGCTTTTCTAGTGTACAGGAAACTCCGAGTGATCGAAGGTGATTGACTGAGTAATGTCTCTGGTTGTGACTTGTGAAGGTCAGCTTCTTTACATTACACTAGCTGTTTAGCTGAGGCCTTTTATCCACAGTaacttacggttgattagactaagcaggggccaaccccatgtgggggttaagggccttgctcaagttgCCCGACCACTGCACCGATCTCTGCTGGGGCTTGAGTCCCCAGCCGTCCAGCTCCAGGTCCAGCACCGTAGCCACTTTCCACGTCACCGAGAGCGCAGGTCTGTGGCCAGTTCCAGGCCGTCGCCGGCTTGGTGCGTTGTGGCTTCTCCCTCCGCGGCTCGTGTGTTTGAGAGACCTGAGGTCGCCCTCCGAACGGTGCCCAGCTGCAGGGGAAAGACCCTTCGCCAAGAGCTGGGAGCTAAAACGGGCCCATAGTTTAGTCTCTCCTCACCAAACCCGATTATCCTGTCTGCACGACGGTCTTCTCTTTCCGTTCAGTGATGGCTTTCCTCGGACGTTTTGGGTTTTGGCTCCCTTCATTCTCCAGAATGAGTACTCAACATGTGTGCTACAGGTCTTCCTGgaaaaattaactttttttttgattCAGTTGAATTCATTTTGTATGACGCTTTGATGCTTTGATGAAAATTTGGCAGAAGccagacctgaacccccaaaagCCAAAAATCTCCACTGTGGGGGAGCAAAACCATAACGGttgtgagaaaaaactcccgAAAAGGAAGAAagctcaggaggaacccggctacaggggggggggggcgcctgGCCCCCGCTGGCCGGTCGGGGCATTATGGATGGTGAGCGTAATCTAATGAGGCACCTATTCGTCTGGCGTTGAGGTTTATTGCTCAAGTGCAGCAGACCGTGTGTTACAGAGAGGGCTGGGGTGGAATTAGAGTGGAGTTTCATAACCTGGCGTGGGCGAGCCTTCGACCCCTCCTGTCTGCATGGCTGATTACTCATCATATTGATGCATCCCATAATGATCTGGGGCTGCAGCCTGGCCTCCTGCTCATGCCTCATAATCGCCTGCTGGGAGTGAGCGTCGCCATGGTGATCGGGTGGGCCTGGCCCACAGCGCCCTGGAGCTGCCCTTCTGTACCGTCAACCTGCCCCCTGGATCAACCCGCCATACCGTCTGACTGCCCCACCATACCATTTAACTGCCCCACCATACCATTTAACTGCACCACCGTACCTAACGCGGCCCTCCCctggctctctccccctcccaggcTGCGATAACCAGATCATCGTCTGGAACGTGGGCACCGGGGAGGCCATGATCAACCTGGAGGACATGCACCCCGACGTCATCTACAGCGTGAGCTGGAACCGCAGCGGCAGCCTCATCTGCACCGCCTGCAAGGACAAGAAGATCCGCGTCATCGACCCGCGCAAGGAGGAGATCATCGCTGTGAGTGACTGTTACTGTTGTGACCTGTTATTTTAGTTACTgccgccttcctgtcagcttgaaccaggctggccattctcctctgacctctcattaacaaggcagtTAATAAACATTGCCGCAGTAATGCCTGTTGGTGTTTGTAGTTAGTGATGCTGCTATATGTAGTTCGTAGTATACAGTCGTAATGCTGTTATATGTAGTTCTTAGTGGTAATGATGTTAGTGTATGTAGTTTGTAGTGTACAGAAGTAGTGCTGGTGTGTATATAGTTAATTGTGGCAGTAATGCTGGTATGTAGTTTGTAGTGGCAGTGATGTTGGTATGTGTCATCCTTCGTGGCAGTAATGCTGGGATATGTAGTTTCTTAGTGGCAGTCATGCTGGTATGTGTAGTCCTTCGTTGCAGTAATGCTGGTTTGTGTAGTTCTTAGTGGCAGTAATGCTGGGATTTGTAGTTCCCAGTGTGGTTAATGTGGCCGTGACCTCTCTGACCTACAGGAGAAGGACAAGGCCCACGACGGGGCGCGGCCGATGAGGGCCATCTTCCTGGCCGACGGAAACGTCTTCACCACCGGATTCAGCCGCATGAGCGAGCGGCAACTGGCCCTCTGGAACCCGGTGagggcccccccctccccccccaaactacgcacacgcacacaccaacacgcacacgcacacaccaacacgcacacgcacacaccaacacgcacacaccaacacgcacacgcacacgcacacacccacacgcacacgcacacaccaatacccacacacactcacacacacgcacacacatacagctatTCACTGAGGTGAACActtggacacacacgcacacacacatatagctaTTCACTGccgtacacactcacaaacacacatacatgtacatgcatgtcCAAAGAGGTTTCATTATAACGGAATCAATATAAATCAATACatgaatgtattttgtgtgGTTCTTGTTGCTATATTAAAATCTTCATGTAAaaaatttttataataataatattttgactGTAAACAACTGTGGTTCACTGACTTGGCTCCTTTCAACAAACCAAGTAGAGGAAGTACAGTTACAGTATGCAATTTCTGCCCAGCTTGAAATGGTAAAACACTGGGATGAGATAATGGTTATACCAAGAGTGTAAATGACAGCTCAGCGATATCTATTTTACACAAATATTATTGGTGTGTGTTCGACTAGTCGGGTCTGAAATGTGAATCATAGGCTGCGTCCCGAATTGCATCCTTGGCATACTACTCATATGTTTCGATGAAAATCAGCCCGAAATGAGTAGTATGTGGTTTTCGGACGCGTCGGTAGGCTAGGAGCTGTGTGAACGCACATCGCTCCTCTCCTGGATAGGCGCTCTGTTAGTAGGCCTGTCTCTCAGGCTGAGTCTCTCACAGAAGAATGCCCAGGCTGATCTGTCCTCAGATTTCAGATTAAAAGCACATTTCATGTCCCGGGGCTTCCTGACGTATTTGTCCTTGTGTTGGTATTCCCCGAGTAATCCGCGTCTGAAAGGATGTTGAAACGAAGCCCCCCTGCGGGGCGGGGGTTTGATTACGgagtcatttattttgttttgttttcttttattcgCAGCAATGCATGGATGAGGCCATCTCCGTACACGAGATGGACACCAGCAACGGCGTTCTGCTCCCCTTCTACGACCCCGACACCAGCGTGGTGTACCTGTGCGGGAAGGTGAGTCGGGTCACCTGTGCACTGCTGCATGGGGCTCTCCGTCCTCACGCACCTGGGCTGGGTTTTACCTGCGCCAATCGGCATCCCCCAAAGACAGACGTTTCTGTCTGAGACGACAGTTTGTGTGAAtgcttgctttcttttttttggctgtttttaAACTCTAGGAACCAGTCTAAGAACCAGAGCTCAGGCCACATATTCGTAGCATTAAGTATCACAggtaaaaaaatagaaaagagaTAATATCTCATGCAttcgtgctaacgtgctaataaCAAACTAGGATTAAGGTTTTTAGGCCATTGTCCAGTTTTGTGGATTTGTTTTGGGATTTGTTTGACATGAACTTGACTGTTCTCTGTAAGTCTCGGGGGAAGACAGTGGAATTTGATGTGTAAAGAAACAGTATTTATCTAAATAAACTGGGGGTCCTTGGTCAGCACTCTGTTCTGAGGGCACAGTGTCCCCTCTGTGGAGACCCCACCGGCtaaatctctctgtctctgtctctgtctctgtctctgtctctgtctctgtctctgtctctgtctctgtctctgtctctgtctctgtctctctctctctctctctctctctctctgtctgtctctctgtctctctgcctctctctctctctctctctctctctctctctctctctctctctctctctctctctctctctctgtctctctgtctgtctctctgtctctgtctctgtctctgtctctgtctctgtctctgtctctgtctctgtctctctctctctctctctctctctctctctgtctctctctctcatccaggGCGACAGCAGCATCCGTTACTTCGAGATCACGGACGAGGCGCCCTTCGTGCATTACCTCAACACCTTCACCACCAAGGAGCCGCAGAGGGGTATGGGGTACATGCCCAAGAGGGGGCTCGATGTCAACAAGTGTGAGATCGCCAGGTGAGTGCGCGGAACGTCCGaccgcacacgcgcacacgctcacacacacacacacacacacacacacacacacacacacacacacacacacacacacacacacacacacacacacacacacacacacacacactcacacacactgacgctctTAGAGATGCCCTGCTCACACCTTCATTTGGCTTTCTTTGATTCTGTCCACTAACCACTGGGGGGCGCCGTTAAACTTAAAACTGTGACTTGATTTGGCATTGGTGGGTTCTGTCCACTAGAGCGTGCTATAAACCCATTTCTAAGCTTGACTTGTTGGAGTTCTGGTGTATTTAGAACGGGCCTGCGTAACTGCAATCCTGGAGAGACTGCTGTgtatatgctggttttcattcatttttctctattttcaattctctctctcttcagttttcagtttagttattttttattgagaACACAATTTGCTGTTcaatcctgaaacagatctaGCCCCTAGTTTAGAGGTCTCTGGACTTTCTTACAAAAGGCTGAGTAAGGCTTCACAAATGACACGTTCCCgaattaaataattacattttagtagTATATATATGGGAAATGCAGCCgtctatgtgcatgtttgttgtttttgcaggTTTTATAAACTGcatgagagaaagtgtgagcCGATCATCATGACTGTACCAAGAAAGGTAAGCCCCGCATATTTACTGGACACTAGGGGGCGCCattctgaaatatttatctCAAACTGTAAACTAGCTGCCGGGTGGTATGGCAGGTCATGATTGCAATTAAATCAAgtttgaaatatgaaattatatttacaaGAGTTATgaaatttgttgttgttgttttttagcAGTTTGTACAAGAGCACCCTTTTCCAGGTCTAGTTCTGGCTCTAAATTGGCCTACCATCATTCTCCCCTGTGTTCACCAATTGTGGCCCAAGTCTATGAATGGCAGAcgtgtttttttggggtgtgACCgggtccccctgtccccccgcAGTCGGACCTGTTCCAGGACGACCTGTACCCCGACACGGCGGGCCCGGACCCCGCCCTGGAGGCGGAGGACTGGTTCGACGGGAAGAACGGCGAGCCCATCCTCATCTCGCTGAAGAACGGCTACATCCCCAGCAAGAACCGCGACCTGAAGGTGGTGAAGAGGAACGTCCTGGAGAACCGGCCGGCCAAGAACGCGGAGAACACCGGCCCCGCCCACAAGACGGCCTCGCCCACCCCGTCTATAGTGAGTGGGGCCGCGCcggcccacaatgcaccgctgCCGTCTGCGGCTCACTCCCGACACGAGCTGATCCTCCTGTGAACTGCCGTTTATCGGGATAACTGCCGTTTATTGGGATAACTGCCGTTTATCGGGATAACTGCCGTTTATCGGGATAACTGCCGTTTATTGGGATAACTGCCGTTTATTGGGATAACTGCCGTCTATTGGGATAACTGCTGTCTATCGGGATAACTGCTGTCTATCGGGATAACTGCTGTTTATCGGGATAACTGCTGTTTATCGGGATAACTGCTGTTTATCGGGATGACTGCTGTTTATTGGGATAACTGCCGTTTATTGGGATAACTGCCGTTTATTGGGATAACTGCCGTTTATCGGGATAACTGCTGTTTATTGGGATAACTGCTGGAAGATGGGAGACCAGAGCCCGTCTAAGATAGGAACTggtgtagaaaataaaaaaaatgaggaAATTTTAAGTTAGTACTTATATCTGGGCAATATTTAAAGTCTCCGGAAATGACTTGTATTTGCCACTTATTGTAGGTGTGacagatgtcacttcctctTCATAGGAAAGACAATTTTAGAGAATTTGTCATTAATGGTATTCTGATGTCAGCGCAGTGCCTGGATCTGTAGGCGTAGCATTGCTGCGCGCTGCTACGTTAGTTTCTAAATTTGGCCCCCACCCCAGCCGGGCCGTTACCCACAGCGGCTGGGCGGGGCGGTCTCCCCTGCCCCAGCTTGACCACAACACAGAGGCCCCCTCCGTCCCCACGCTGGGGCCAACACCACCCTTCATCTGGGGCTGTAGCCCCTGTAATCTCCCCGTGTTTCTGACGTTTGGGCCAGCAGTGCAGACCAGCTTTCTGTCTGGCAGCTCGGCCGTTGTTATCAGAGGAACCTTGAACGGTTCCTCTACGCTCCAAAAACAAATACTGTTTTCACACCCCCTAGTAAAGGTTGGCCTGATTTAGAGGGTGCACACAGCACTGGCTGCATTTTGAACAACTATTCTATTTCGTTATGAACAACGTAGACCGGTTTCGATATGAATAAAGAACGAACACTGAGAATATGAGGAACCTGATGATGTGATGATAGTTATTCAtcttaatttgtatttattgtttttattgatgatATATGTGAAACTTTTTGTCCTGCTATTTTGACTCCTTTGAAAAAAGAGATCTATAGTCTCGATGGGAATcctcctggttaaataaaaggttcaattaaaaatgaaataaaatcagtGGCTCATTTTGAGCTCCTACAGCATATTCCGAAGCATTAACATTCAGTGTCCAAGAGGTCTTTAATCCTATGGAATATGACTGGGCTTAGTAAAAACATTATTGAGGAAAAATAAAGTGGTTATTGGGttggaaaaaaaagtaaaaatggccCAGCCAAACTGCATTGAGCAGCATGGGTGtctggcctccactggcttcctattgccgcacgcatccgattccaggccctagtgttggcatttcaggctgctaaggggactgccccaccttacatacaatccctgatcactccctactccccagctagaccactccggtctgccagctctggtcgccttacggttccctctctacgtgcacctggcggtcgagctgcacgttcacgcctgttttccgttctggttcctcagtggtggaatgacttgcctaccactgtcaggacagcagaatccctccccctatttcgacgcagactcaaaacacaccttttcaaactctaccttagtcctacctcctgatttctcCCGCCcaccctttctgatatccctacccttgtctaacccccaaaaaaagaaagaaaaattagcacttatgatgacgactatatgtttagaacagcattccatgtgtattttcctagttatcgatgtgatgctttgacttgtggtagaacctatgcacttgtaagtcgctttggattaaaagcgtctgccaaatgacaaaaatgtaaatgtaaatgtagtccCTACTGCCGTTCAGGCCCTCAGTCTCTCCCCGTATTTTTCCTCTAGAAAAACGAAGCCAAGCTGGATGAGATCCTGAAAGAAGTCAAATCCCTCAAGGACCTCGTCAGCTGTCAG containing:
- the coro1ca gene encoding coronin-1C-A; protein product: MYKRVVRQSKFRHVFGQAVKNDQCYDDIRVSRVTWDSAFCAVNLKFVAIIIEASGGGAFLVLPLQKSGRIDKAYPTVCGHTGPVLDIEWCPHNDQVIASGSEDCTVMVWQIPENGLVGPLADPVVVLEGHSKRVGIVAWHPTARNVLLSAGCDNQIIVWNVGTGEAMINLEDMHPDVIYSVSWNRSGSLICTACKDKKIRVIDPRKEEIIAEKDKAHDGARPMRAIFLADGNVFTTGFSRMSERQLALWNPQCMDEAISVHEMDTSNGVLLPFYDPDTSVVYLCGKGDSSIRYFEITDEAPFVHYLNTFTTKEPQRGMGYMPKRGLDVNKCEIARFYKLHERKCEPIIMTVPRKSDLFQDDLYPDTAGPDPALEAEDWFDGKNGEPILISLKNGYIPSKNRDLKVVKRNVLENRPAKNAENTGPAHKTASPTPSIKNEAKLDEILKEVKSLKDLVSCQEKRITKLEEQMSKIAI